TTCTTCTATTCTCTTTGTTCTTACGGGAAGAAAAGTCCCAAGCCCAACATGAAGTGTAATAAAATCATATTCAATGTTATTCTTGTCTAACAAAGAAAAAAATTCCCTGCTAAAATGCAGTCCCGCTGTAGCTGAGGCGGATGAGCCTATAAACTTAGAATAAATTGTTCGATAACGTTCCTCGTCTTCTTTTTCATAATTTCTCTTAATATAGGGTGGCAAAGGAATAAGTCCATATTGCTCGAAGTAAGATTCATCCACACATTCATTAAATTTAATAGTAAATTTATTATCTGACTTTGAAATTACCTGAGCCAACAAATTTTGAGGAAATTGATAAACTTTTCCAGTATTTTGCCTCCTAGATTTGGAAACTAGACATGTAAATACATCATCTGTTATTCTGTCTAGAATCAAAAATTCAACACTGCCCCCATTCTCTGTCTTGCCATATATTCTTGATTTCCTAACTCTTGAATCATTAAATACTAAAAATATATTGCTATCAATATATTTAAACATATCGTTAACAGAACGACCATGGTAGATTTTACGCCCACTGGGATCTAAAACCATCAACCTTGATGCTCCCCTTTTTCCACTTGGATGCTGTGCTATTAAGCTAGACGGCAAATTAAAAT
The sequence above is drawn from the Borrelia sp. RT5S genome and encodes:
- the queA gene encoding tRNA preQ1(34) S-adenosylmethionine ribosyltransferase-isomerase QueA, producing MDTKEFYFNLPSSLIAQHPSGKRGASRLMVLDPSGRKIYHGRSVNDMFKYIDSNIFLVFNDSRVRKSRIYGKTENGGSVEFLILDRITDDVFTCLVSKSRRQNTGKVYQFPQNLLAQVISKSDNKFTIKFNECVDESYFEQYGLIPLPPYIKRNYEKEDEERYRTIYSKFIGSSASATAGLHFSREFFSLLDKNNIEYDFITLHVGLGTFLPVRTKRIEEHKMHFERFFIKDSVAMRLKKAMTLGKKILAVGTTTLRALESAYEGSSEFMRGEQKTDLFIYPGKGYDFKCVDMLFTNFHTPESTLLMLVSSFGGKDFVLNSYKEAVKMNYKFFSYGDATLFLNHI